The Dioscorea cayenensis subsp. rotundata cultivar TDr96_F1 chromosome 11, TDr96_F1_v2_PseudoChromosome.rev07_lg8_w22 25.fasta, whole genome shotgun sequence genomic interval ttgtttttaggttTTGAGAGATTGGGCTGGTTTTGGATTAGTTTTGTTTGTGTACAAGTGTGATTAAGTGAGATTGATGAGAAATTTTtgacagaattttttttttgtgccttTGTAGGTTTTGGGAgatttggttggtttttttttattagtggtTGTCTGAGTGAAGTGAGGGAATGAGTATTTTCAATATTGGTTGTGGTTTTATTTGTTGGATTAAAATGAGATGAGGAAAAAATTTGGCAGgtttttatctttatgttttggATTTGGTTATTGAGATTTGATGTGTTTTTGGCATCTCGAAAAAGTATAGTGGGTTTTTGGGTGTAGATGTTAAATTAGAAGCAGCAATACTACTGAAGTGTGTTCTTTTTTTagtcttttgattcaaatttagtTTGTTGTGAAGTTTGgatttttcaaagtttttagCTTTTTGATTTGTGAGTTATTTATTCGCTTGTGATTTtgaatcttttatattttcGATGAACTGGTCTCGCAGATGAGAATATTATACTCTTCAATAGGTGAAAACCAAATCTCTGATCATGtgctcttatttatttattttttattttttttattttggcttGTGATGCTTAGTTAACTGTTCTGTATTGTTGTTCAATTGAGTGCGTGATGAATTACTTCTTTTAAAATAGTTCTTTTTATTGCTTGATTTGTAGAAACATACTCTGTAATAAGCActtataaagaataaaaaaaagctcaaaaatgtgatttttttatttttttgtttttttgttctttaatttaGGGAAACAGTGGAAGTTCAATGTTGAGTTTAACTGAAGTCTCAAAGAATCAGATGCTTGTGGATATTCAAGTTTCATGCGCCAATGGCCTTCAATTGAAAGATTTGGCTACATCTGTGGATGAACATGTTCctaaggtatatatatatatatatatatctttcactATTTGTTTGGGAGCAAGCAATCTTCTCTGAAATCATGTGCATGTATGCCTTTAATTTGGTTTCTTTAGAGTGTAAAACCTTTTGCCCCTTAACAGGTAAGGAAACCTTACACAATAACTAAGCAACGAGAAAAATGGACTGAAGAGGAGCACGATAAATTTTTGGAAGCTTTGAAACTATATGGCCGTGCTTGGCGGCGGATAGAAGGTGTTTAGATGAATTGGTTGTTAGATAGAAATATTGTTATCTTTATTGCTTTTCTAGTCTGACATGGTCATTATCTGCAGAACATATTGGCACAAAGACTGCTGTTCAAATACGAAGCCATGCTCAGAAGTTCTTCACTAAGGTCCAGTGTTCTTCctacaaaaaattaatcttCTACCATATTAGTTCATGGGTGTTCTTACTTGCTTTATCGAGTAAGTTTAATCATTCATGGAGGTGATTGGAGAgatttttttggctttttttattgaatatctCTAGGTGTTGTACTTGATCTCATTCAATTGTAATTGTGTAGGTGGTGCGTGAGTCGGGAAGTAGCAATATGACAACTGTGAATAGCATTGAGATCCCTCCTCCTCGGCCTAAAAGGAAGCCTATGCATCCTTATCCTCGTAAATTAGGAATTCCATCTACCAAAGGAATCCAAGGTCCTGAGCGTCCATCTTGGTCTATTTCAGCAAATCCCGCTCTTCCTGAGCAAGAGAAGGGATCACCAACATCAGTAATATCTGCAATTGGGTCAGATGCCTCAGGATCATCTGGTCCAAATTCCCCAATTCGGTGTACATCTCCACTTTTCTCTGCTTCTGGATCAGACCCAGATGGATCCTTCAATGAACAAGAGAACGGCAGTGGGTTATGCAGTTTATCGACTGAAAAGCAAGGAACTCCAATGATAGGCTCTGTATGTGCTAAGTTGACTGCGGATGACACATCTGTCATGGTATTATATTTAAAGATCATCTCTGTGTGCTCATTTCAATTGAAAGAAATCTCGATTTCATTCATAATGTACTCAGTCCCCTTAACATATGTTTTCCAGGAACTGGATTCAGGTATCGATGATGCCTTCCTGTCCAAAGAAGGCTTCTCAGAGCAAACTCAAGGAACAAGTCTTAAGCTCTTTGGTAAAACAGTCATGATATCAGATCACCAAAAGCCATTATCACCGGTCGCTGAGAACAAGGTGCAAATTATCAAGTCATCACCTGCAGATGATAATGGAAGCCATCAACAAAGCACAGGCATTGATCCTGAAAACTCTGATCAAGCGTTGCATAACAATGCATGGAACCCTTGGGTCGTCGGCATGCCTCATCCAATGTTCTTCTGTTCTCATCTCCCCATACATCCTATCCATTCGGCAGATGCGAGCAGTCTTCCATTGCCTTTGTGGTGGCCTTTTTCTGGAGGTTTACCATTTCCGGATTTTAATTCAGAAGAGAACTCACCAAAATACCAGGCAGAAGCTCCGGATAGAATTGAGGCTCAAAAGGAGAGTTCTTGGTCTGGTTCCGACACTAGTTCAGGCAGTGAAGTTGTCGACTCGCAAATTGCAATCGATTTAAAGGAGGAGACAGAGCTGGTATCAACCTCGAAGCTCAAGCCAAGTGTGAATTCAGCTTTCAGGACTTTGAACTCTGGCATCAAAATATCATCTAAAGGTTTCAGTCCATATAAGAGATGCACATCTCTGAATGAAGTGCAACATCAACAGCACCCTCAGATGGTTAGTGAAGAAGAATATGGTGGAAGAGTGGAACTGTGCTTGTAGCCCTCTTCTAATCTAAGCACTTGATTTTATCCAAAACATCAAatctctttttcctcttttttttttccttggcaGTTGAACCACTGATGCAGGTGCAAAATGTTGCTGAGCAAGTCTCTGGAGGCAATTTGTCCTGCATCTTTGCTGTACGTAAGCAACAAAGCTGCCTATCCTTATTAACTCTGGAACATGACCAAGATAATCTCTGTTGTTGTATTCTCCCTGtaacttggtttttttttgggtattctATAGCAATTTTTAGCCAAGTTGTATATCTTGTTGTGACAGTCATGTATTGAGCATAATAAATTTGGTTGCTCCATATATATTTGCATCCGGCTGATTTGAATGTTTGCTCATCAAGAGTTTATTGCATTGCATGATTATGGAATTTTTAaactagcatttttttttttttaattattcttatgTACTTTTTCAACAATGAGAATTCATTTTAAGTATTTGAGGGTTTATGCAATTTTATGAGTAATCTGGATATAGGACAAAACTGcattactgattttttttttttaaaaggaaagttgctattattttaatacaaatGGTATTTCCGAAGTTTTgttttctgcttttttttttctttaattaaagaaTTCCAAACAAATTCATGAGTTCAAGAAAGATTCAACTTGAAAAATCAGATCCTCAGCTGCATACATGATGCATCACTGCACTCCCACCAACACCTTTGCAATGATAAACCACTCAACCgaatatttcttttgatttccaagcaacagaaaatcaaaaaaatacaacctgattttgaatatgaatataaatcTGAAATGCAATTCTATTTATATGCATAGAAACCTTTCCCTTCATGGAACAACCCAATTGATCCCACACAACTAAACTGATGGTACCCTAACTATCTGATTCCTTTCTCACAATAAGACCCCAAAAGAATAAACAATGATATATGAATtccacttaaaaaaacaaaaaaaatgttcaatCATCTCACTAGGACTTGACTTGGTGATGCTTCAGTAAATACACAGATATGAATGAAGTAATCAGGGTTCATCAGGTTGTTGACCACCCAGAAGAATGGAATACTCAGATCTAATTCAATCCCTTGAATTCGAATAAGCTTGACTTTGGGTTTCTTCGAAAGCACCACAGAATCACTAATTATCGACGTTTCTTCCGCCTCTACGTTTCTCAAACTATTAGGTGTTTCATAATCCTCAAAGCTTGGATTGGTCACTTGGCATCCCTCTTCTTTACTGAATATTTGATTGTCAGGCATGGTTTCGTCGTCAAAGATCTCAGGCAGTAGAGCTTTCAAAGCTGTCCTTAATGTAAGAAGGTGACCTGCATAACAATAGTAGAGGTGAAGACTAATGCCAGGACCTCAACAGCAAGACTGATGATGTTATTACAAACCAGGTTTAATTCACATTAACATAGATTGTTAGCATCAAAACCTCCTTGTGGTGGTGAGGTGGTCAAATGAAACACTTATGGCTGTCAATGAATCGATAAAACCTAGATCCAATGTGAGATAATCCACTGGGATGGTAGGTAAGTTTaggttaaaaaatatatatatattttctaaagcAATTTTTACTGATCCACTTATAAACCAGAAAAAGTGGAAATTCTTATAGCTGAGTGGCCTCTTCAAGGCCCTACAATACCTTCATACTTGTGAATTTCAACTGGCCGATTTATGTAGGAGATACTGTCCCAGCTATCAACTGCAGTTgcttcatcaaaatcatcaaggTCTTGACTGATATTGCGCACATACAACCGAACAGGAATTCTGCCTGGTAAGGATTGGgtaatgcaaaaaaaaagtaGCTTAGAACTCCATGAAAcatctaaaattttaatgcCAAAATAAGTCATTCAGGTAACACTGGAGCTCCCAATAATGAAAAGTATATAAAGGCAACCACATTTTGGTCTTCAATGTGGCATGAATGTATGATTAAAATgtgttgatgaataaaagaagATGACAAAGCGTAACATCTTATGTGTACACTATCCACTAGGTTCTCAGCCTAAATCAACCTTAATTAACTGGTCTCCGCAGCTTTGCCCTTTTTTGACTGTCCTTTCCAAATGAGAGATTGTCAAGGAATTAAAATGAAGAgagacccaaaaaaaaaaaaagatttatttatgtaaactTCCTACGGTGTTAACCTTGTATTAGGTTTATAACAGCAAAAACAGTTTCAAATCTACCATAAAGTCCAAAATTTTGTTATTCAAGATAGATGACTATATCAACACAAATTGAGGCCAATAATCAGAAGATGCAAAGATGCAATTATGTTGAGAAATCACTCAAGACAAggttaatcattttttttttttcaaaaagatgTGAGGCAACTAAAATTTACccactcatttctttttctaattaaaaggaaaaaatggacctttttaattattagatcTCTTCTCCCAGTCATGTTAAAGAATTTGTGTTCTTATTATGATGCAGTAGATTAACTAGTATTACATTGTTAACAACAGCATAGGAAATCATCCTTAAGAGAAAACATACCAACCCGGCTAGATCCAGCGGTTTCAGCTTCACCAAGAGCCTGACGAGGTTGTCCTGATCCTGTTTTGAGCGTGCAATCCTCTCCAATGGGACCAAGCTTAAGTCTTGATGCTATTCGTTGATGGCCTTCCATGTTGCCTAGTTGAAATATATGTTAATTGTTTGTAATAGGAAAGGAACCAAGAAAGCAAAGATTCATGTCAAACTAAAGTATCAGCACATAACAAATCAACCTGAGGAACATGAAGAATTTAAATTAACCAACCAACCTTTCATCAATGATTGCCACAGCTCAAACTGATCTGCCTGAGATAAGTTCATGACATTCTTACAGTTCCCATTGATAACATATGCTGCCTGAAGAAACATATAAGCATCTTATTGAGATCAACATCCGCCAGCCAAATAAAGGCAAAATAAGTTTTTCACCCAAAGAACAGTTAACAAAGCTATTCCATTCACAATTTCTACTAAGCTGCATTTccaatgcataaaaaaaatacaggcACTTTCTACCAGactaagattttgaatatattaaagTTTCAACTACTAGTGAAAGTGAAAGAGAACAATCTCAAACCTCTCTAATCAGAGAAAGAAAATGTACATCACAGTCAAAGGTACGTAACTAAACCAAAATACGGCAGATTCTGGGCAACTGAATATAGAGCAATtagcaataaaattgaaattgtgAACATACATGtcacaacttattaactattgaaaatatgaataaaaccATTTCATTATCCTGTCTGAGTCCTCATTGCAAAGTTTTAAAATATGCCATTAATAGTTCAGACATCAAACTAAATACAAAGTTTCATCAGTAGTCAGTAGGAATATAATGAATTGCTTAATTTCAAGTCACAGACAAAAAAGGTTAGTTATGTAGGAAGTTTTCACAAGATGCAACCATTCTCTTTTCTTCCAATGTTAGTGGGCATCCTATCTAAGCTATTTTTGTGAGCACTCCTGATCAATTTCCCTACCCCTTTGGGTTACCTATGCCATCTAATGAATTATATCCTCAATAGTAATCCTCTTTCAAGTATAATGAATGCGATATGTAGATAAATTTAACTTTCAGAAATCAAACGTAATGCAGTAGAGAGATTTCTCCTGCAAACTCTTTATAATGAGCATCATGTAAGAAATTATCTTTCATACATCACTGATGAATGAAATGTAGAACTTAGCGATAAAATGCGTATGATATCTTAACAgggcataaataaataattttgagctTTACAATCTGTAATGATGAAGGTTAACCATCCATAAAACTGAATGTCCAGCAAGGAATATACACAGTTTCTGAATGTATAAATATTGCTCAATTTAGGAAAAAAGAGGCTCTGagtatacaagaaaataaaggtaTCCAAATATCAGATTAAAAGAGAAGTTGTTAGAAGCCGAACCTCTTTCAGGGCATTAATAAAGCTCCATTTTACATTGTCTTCACTCTCACATGGGATCAAAGTTTCTCCAGGGTGTCCTCTAAAATGGACCTGCAAACCAAATCATACAGCCATTATATACTAACCATAAGGAATTAGTAAAAAACTCATTAAAGCTACATCAAACCctgaaacaagattcaaaatttaacattttcatCGAAAATTACCGTTAAATTCCATGGCCTCTCTGGTTCTGCACATAAGAGATCATAGAGAACTCCTGTAGGTATATACCTAACATTCATTCATGAAAAGCAAAAATTTCAAACCTTAATATGAAGAAATCCCAGAGCCGGAAGAGATGATAAGAATAACGAACCACTTCAAAGGCAAGCCTTTGTAATCGAACCAAACAGTGTCAACGCCCGGAGGAAGCGTACTACTAAAATAGGGTTTCAAAAGAGATACCAACAAAGGCAAGTAACCAATGCGAGGACCCAGAATCTGAGAACAAACACAAACCATAATCAAACCTTGAAATCAAAACTCCATTACCGAAAATGAAGATCCAAgatgattaaaagaaaaatccattaaaaaaaacctcatcAGAGATTGGAattgaagaatgaaaagaagaggGTTAGGGTTACCAGTGCCGGAGGAGGAGGTGGGAGAGTAGTGACCTCGGATTCATGGAGATGGATCTGGAGAGGGATAGCACCACCCCAGATGTATCGCAGTGCTTCTTCGGAGCAGAGCTCCATGGCCGCCATGGATGGCTTGGCTTGTTCCGATAGACGAGCCCCGGAGGAGTTCAAGagtcttcgtcttcttcttcttcacggATCGCTCTGAGTCGAGAAGGAAGCAACTCGGTTGGTAACTCGCCGTGGACTCTTATAGTTAATGGACGGTGAGATTGAGGCGAGTTTGACGCCAAGATTCGCGTCGGGATCTTGAtgtcaatttttgaaaattttagggaaaaattaaaaaaataaaccttgtgattttcaaattttgcaaaaataGAGACAtagctttgtttttttatttttaaactagctcataaaaaagaaaaacattatatGAAGCTTAATTTATAATggtaaaattatcattttttaaaaaaccatctcttattatatcatgtttttatagtgtgatgtttttaaaataatcaaaaataaattaattattttgcttATGTAAATTAACACGATTATGTGAGTTAACGcgattaaaatttattaactttgCTTCCgcatagttttaaaaaatatttttaaaaaaatcggtCTCTATTTTGTAAAATTGTAAACTACAacgttttcaaaaattttattaattaattatttttataagtttaTTGACTAATTATAACTTTAATGTTATCCTCAAAGGTGtagttaaaatgaaaatttttaaatttacacaATAATGATTGAGACTTGAGAGAGTTATGTTTAGTCCatgtttcattaaaaaaaaattattcaaatacaATGGTATATCCATGATGTTAAACATGCGgcacaaaaattaacaaatataatataataaataaatcttggCATGCAGATATATTTGagcttttattaaataaatattttctccatcccaatataaaaaaaaaacatttgaaatgATCAAATCTCTTaagattaaacaaaattagtgagtttttaaattttaataaaaaaaattaccatattttttaaaattactttcaATTTCTTTGCTTATAAagagatacaaaaaaaaatttaatgaaaaaatatttccaaagaaattaaaaaaaattcaatttttaattttacatacaattatttttttcataaaaacaattaaaacaaaaaagtgcCACGTCACTGATCCTCACTCCAAAGCAAAACTCCATCGCAACCGTCCATCTCAAATCCTACCGCCAAAAACACCCGCCCAACTTCACCTTCccaaaaaagaaacacaaaaccCCAATTCACTCGCCAGGTCACTGATCCAGATCTCCCAATAAAGCCCATCTACACCGTCTATTTTCCATCTAACGGTCCAAAACACTCTCCTCCCGATCCACAGCTCAGTCATCAGCGCGAGAACCAACCTCTAATTCCCTCACTATATAAAACCCCAACTCTCACCAACTTCTCTCCATCTTCGAAGGGCTTTCAGCTTCGAGTTTCTCGCTTTCGATCGACGATGTCCGGGCGTGGCAAGGGCGGCAAGGGTCTCGGCAAGGGCGGAGCGAAGCGCCATCGCAAGGTCCTGCGTGACAACATCCAGGGCATCACCAAGCCGGCGATCCGTCGTCTGGCTCGCCGAGGTGGAGTGAAGCGTATCAGTGGATTGATCTATGAGGAAACAAGGGGTGTTCTCAAGATCTTTCTAGAGAATGTGATCCGTGATGCTGTGACTTACACGGAGCATGCTCGGAGGAAGACGGTGACGGCGATGGATGTTGTTTATGCTCTCAAGCGTCAGGGAAGGACTCTCTATGGTTTTGGCGGCTGAGTGTTtgttgggattagggtttgctTGTTTCTAGGGTTTGGTTGTCGTCTTTGTTCTTGTAAATTGTGCTTGAATTTGAATGAAATCGGTGGATCACATTGTGGATTGTTCTCTTGAATTTGAGGTTTGTTTTGATTCTTGTTAATTCTCTTTGGTTGATCATATGAGTTcttttgtgttgtttatttatttatttaataattacttagtatttttttagtttagtttgtttatttatttagtgtttTTGTTTGCTATTGTGAAGCTAATTGTATTTTgtctaatatatttataaaaagatttcttAAAACATTATTCACATGTtatataaagaattaaaaaaataatttttttgcttaTAGATTTGTTCCAAGCTGAAATGTTGTGTCAAGGTGATCCGAAGTTGGTTTttagtattattaattttaattagataaATCATGACTTTAATTCAGGAATAGAAATGCAGTTTTAAAAAGTTACACAAAGGGAGGAGGATAATACTAGAAATTAGAGTATTAGAAACATTAAAGATTTAAACTTAGATTAGACTTGAAATGGCCTCTAAATATTTCAGTCATAAAGCGTAAAGAAGGGTCAAAAAAAAGGGTAAGGTGCGAGCTAATTagcattaattttaaattttttcttaaaataaagaTTCAtttgattagaatttttattttaatttttaagaaagtCGATATCTATGATTTTTTCATTCCAGAAATTCTCCCAAGCCACTTGGGTTTTCCAAATCACAACCTGAACGTGATTTGTGAATATAAAAAGTTTGCTGTGTTTTAAATCAGTTACATGTCAACGCATAAAATAAGAAACCCATGAGAATCATCCCCCAGCATGTCCATTCCcccattgaaaaaaataacacacaCACATCCATCACTTTCTCTAGTGTCATCAAGTAACCGAAAAGATCTTACTTTtatttctgtatatatatatatatatatacatgtatcaaCAACAATCACACCACTTGTCCCTTATATTCACATGAAAATCATCTCTTGTATCACTACAATTCAGACATCTTTTAACAAACACAATCAAATACACACACTAATCACAACACACATAACATAACTTCCCAAAACCAAACTCACAAGAATCACCCCCTTATCCAACCCCATTTCTCTCACCACCTCCCAAACCAAACAAAGCATTCCAATAAttccacaaatatatatatatatatatatatatatatatattcaaaaacaCATCACATATAAAACCCAAACacaaatctcattcatcattcatCACCCCCCAAACCAAAACATGATGAAACTCCTCcatctcttcctcttcttcactCTCCCCtccatcatcctcctccttccCTCTCTTCATCCTCACCTCTCTCCACCAcccttcaacaacaacaacaacaacaacaacaaccagcACCAACACTACTACTCTTCTCCAAACCCAAGACCACTTCTCCCttctcatctccatcttcactCTCCCAGACCACTACTCTCACCGCCACTTCCTCCGCCTCCTCTACCCCACCCCATTCTCCTCCCCTTCTTCCACCATTCACCTCAACTTCATCTTCTGTAACCTTTCCAAACCCGACCAACACCTTCTCATCCCTCTCGAAACTCCTCCGCCACAACGACATCATCATCCTCAACAACTGCACCGAGAACATGAACTCCGGCAAAACCTACACCTTTTTCTCCTCTCTCCCCCACATCCTCCCCCACCCTTACGACTACATCATGAAAGCCGACGACGACGTCTTCTTCCAACTCCCTAACCTCGCCGCCTCTCTCCTCCCTCTCCCCCGCCGTGATCTTTACTACGGCTTTGTCATCCCCTGCGCCAGCAAAGATCCATTCAAAGACTACATGTCCGGAATGGGCTATGTTCTATCTTGGGATTTAGTGGAGTGGATATCAGTGTCGGAGATCCCCGCCGGCGAGGTTGTTGGGCCGGAGGATAAGTTGGTCGGAAAGTGGTTGAAGGTGGGTGGGAAGGGGATGAATAGGTATAGTGAGAAGCCGGGGATGTATGATTATCCAGGGAAGCAATGGGAAGTGTTCGCATGAGCTTATTCCGGCGACGGTGGCCGTTCATCGGCTGAAGAGAAGAGAACAGTGGTTGCATgtgcttaaattttttaatgttactTCTCAACTTCAACAACCTTCAAAACTCTACCATCTTTGATCTTTGATCTTTGACTTACTACATATTAATTTGATtactttttgttaattatttttttatttttggtttatgtTGTACgtgtttcgttttatttttgCGGATCATCTCCTCTAGTTCTGGAATCAGATAATACATTGATTTTTTGGAATCAGATAATACATTGATTCCAGTTTATCATATTCTGACAcatgtctcataatttttttattgtgaaataGAGACAAGTGTTAGTTTTTAATAAGTTGGAATCAGGATATTCTTTAGTTTTAGAATCAGATgagttattgtttttgttgttattttgatattttatttatttaaaaagaaatagaacataaaaatgaaaaataattttttaaagaagaaaaaaaaaagatattgtaGAAGATGTAGTAAAAGACTCCAAGCATTTtactacaaaataaataaataaataaatagacttCAAGcattaataagttttttttcaaGGAAACCCCAAGGCTTTGTTTGGTTGAGGGAGGGAGGAGGGTGAGGGGTGTTGGGGGTGTGGGTGTTGTTTGGTTGAGGGAGTGAAGGGGGTGAGAGGGGTGAGGAGGGGTGCCTCACCCCTTCTCACCTCATAATCCACTCCCCAGATGGGGTCTTTTTGGGGAGtggatgtttattgttttttatttttttaaataattcaaaaatatcattaatgcCCTTCACTTTATATGTAGAATTCTATCATGTATCACTGAAAGTGATTGTTTGTTTGGGATTGTGAATATGTTTATCGTGAGCgtaattttttgttaaatatgatAGTGTATCTTTCAAAGTatgttttcatgatttttaagactttatgaataaatatgataaaaatagagGGTATGTTTGATGATCGTTGGGTGTTGACATTTTAaccaatatttatcaattataatcGAGATGTTATGACTTTcctcataatcaaataaatatttttcgctaattattgtgtgtgttttataatgtttatcatatattatatattgtgttattattattattctacgattgattattatatatattattacctattttTGTTATGCGAGGCGAAAATAGTCGAATCACATTACACTCTTTCTCCTCCTCCACTCTTTTTTTCAAAGCGAAATAAACTACTTTCTCCACACTCATAAAATGAGCCAAACCACGATATTTTTCTCAAACCCTCCATACTCCTCCCTCCCTCCTCCCCCTGAACCAAACAGGGGGCAAAGGATTGACACCTAAATTAACCCTAATCCCTTTATCTCTATCGCCACTCTTCCTCTCCATCACCTCTCCTGCCCGCGTTGGAGGTTTCACTCGAAGACCGATTGGGTAAACGAGGTGAGCATTGCCATTCTACCTTTTTTGTCTCCGCGAAATTCATGCGGTTTGGTTTTTCTGATGAAATTCATCACAtctggaagaaaaaaaatgggattttgaCGGATTCTGGTTTGTTTTAGTGAAAGAATATGGCTGATTCTTTTATAAAGTTATCTTTTTGATCTGAATGTTTGCTTTGTTTAGATGTCGATTTCTGAATAGTTGAAGGGTTTCTTTGTTGTAGGTTTAGCCCTTGAAGATCAAATAATGGTGAAGAAGAGCAAgagtaaaatttataaattctaatgccttttattttgttttttggttgatTAGATTGtgcttaatttttaatttgccAATTTAGAGAGTAAGAGTAAGAGGGTGTCACTGAAAAAGAAGTATAAGGTAATAAGGAAGGTAAAGGAACACCACAGGAAGAAGGCAAAGGAAGCAAAGAAACTTGGGTTGAACCGGAAGCGCAAGGTTGAGAAGGATCCTGGCATCCCAAATGACTGGCCTTTCAAGGAACAGGAGCTCAAGGCACTCGAGGCTCGAAGAGCTCGTGCTTTAGAAGAGTTGGAACAGAAGAAAGCTGCTAGGAAAGAAAGGGTGCCTTTTTCTTACTCATCTTCTAAGTTTGTTGTGAAtgagtactttttttttttttacttagaaTTACATAGAATTACAATGTAAGTATGACCTGAATAATGTTAAGCATAATAGatgatgaattatttttattcagttCAATGATTAAATATGCCATTGCCGATTGACAGTCCTTGTTCCACAGGCTCAGAAGAGAAAATTGGGGTTACTTGACAATGATGATCTTGGAAACTTGGCTGCCAGTGCTTCTGCCAAGGATGATGAGTTCTCAAATAGAAGTGCTGTTGAGGAAACCTTGGCTGCACATAAAAGTCATGGTAttagttaattttgttttctaattAGTTTGAATTGGAAGTTATCAATATTCTTCTCTCTTTGTAGTCGTTGTTAATCATATcgcttaaatttaatataa includes:
- the LOC120272068 gene encoding uncharacterized protein LOC120272068 isoform X2, whose amino-acid sequence is MLSLTEVSKNQMLVDIQVSCANGLQLKDLATSVDEHVPKVRKPYTITKQREKWTEEEHDKFLEALKLYGRAWRRIEEHIGTKTAVQIRSHAQKFFTKVVRESGSSNMTTVNSIEIPPPRPKRKPMHPYPRKLGIPSTKGIQGPERPSWSISANPALPEQEKGSPTSVISAIGSDASGSSGPNSPIRCTSPLFSASGSDPDGSFNEQENGSGLCSLSTEKQGTPMIGSVCAKLTADDTSVMELDSGIDDAFLSKEGFSEQTQGTSLKLFGKTVMISDHQKPLSPVAENKVQIIKSSPADDNGSHQQSTGIDPENSDQALHNNAWNPWVVGMPHPMFFCSHLPIHPIHSADASSLPLPLWWPFSGGLPFPDFNSEENSPKYQAEAPDRIEAQKESSWSGSDTSSGSEVVDSQIAIDLKEETELVSTSKLKPSVNSAFRTLNSGIKISSKGFSPYKRCTSLNEVQHQQHPQMVSEEEYGGRVELCL
- the LOC120271739 gene encoding uncharacterized protein LOC120271739, producing MLCQAPTLLLFSKPKTTSPFSSPSSLSQTTTLTATSSASSTPPHSPPLLPPFTSTSSSVTFPNPTNTFSSLSKLLRHNDIIILNNCTENMNSGKTYTFFSSLPHILPHPYDYIMKADDDVFFQLPNLAASLLPLPRRDLYYGFVIPCASKDPFKDYMSGMGYVLSWDLVEWISVSEIPAGEVVGPEDKLVGKWLKVGGKGMNRYSEKPGMYDYPGKQWEVFA
- the LOC120272068 gene encoding uncharacterized protein LOC120272068 isoform X1, which codes for MKGNSGSSMLSLTEVSKNQMLVDIQVSCANGLQLKDLATSVDEHVPKVRKPYTITKQREKWTEEEHDKFLEALKLYGRAWRRIEEHIGTKTAVQIRSHAQKFFTKVVRESGSSNMTTVNSIEIPPPRPKRKPMHPYPRKLGIPSTKGIQGPERPSWSISANPALPEQEKGSPTSVISAIGSDASGSSGPNSPIRCTSPLFSASGSDPDGSFNEQENGSGLCSLSTEKQGTPMIGSVCAKLTADDTSVMELDSGIDDAFLSKEGFSEQTQGTSLKLFGKTVMISDHQKPLSPVAENKVQIIKSSPADDNGSHQQSTGIDPENSDQALHNNAWNPWVVGMPHPMFFCSHLPIHPIHSADASSLPLPLWWPFSGGLPFPDFNSEENSPKYQAEAPDRIEAQKESSWSGSDTSSGSEVVDSQIAIDLKEETELVSTSKLKPSVNSAFRTLNSGIKISSKGFSPYKRCTSLNEVQHQQHPQMVSEEEYGGRVELCL
- the LOC120271888 gene encoding histone H4 — translated: MSGRGKGGKGLGKGGAKRHRKVLRDNIQGITKPAIRRLARRGGVKRISGLIYEETRGVLKIFLENVIRDAVTYTEHARRKTVTAMDVVYALKRQGRTLYGFGG
- the LOC120272069 gene encoding autophagy protein 5, which produces MAAMELCSEEALRYIWGGAIPLQIHLHESEVTTLPPPPPALILGPRIGYLPLLVSLLKPYFSSTLPPGVDTVWFDYKGLPLKWYIPTGVLYDLLCAEPERPWNLTVHFRGHPGETLIPCESEDNVKWSFINALKEAAYVINGNCKNVMNLSQADQFELWQSLMKGNMEGHQRIASRLKLGPIGEDCTLKTGSGQPRQALGEAETAGSSRVGRIPVRLYVRNISQDLDDFDEATAVDSWDSISYINRPVEIHKYEGHLLTLRTALKALLPEIFDDETMPDNQIFSKEEGCQVTNPSFEDYETPNSLRNVEAEETSIISDSVVLSKKPKVKLIRIQGIELDLSIPFFWVVNNLMNPDYFIHICVFTEASPSQVLVR